Within Oribacterium sp. oral taxon 102, the genomic segment ATCAGGAGCTGGCTCTACAAGTTGGGATTAATAATCCTGCGTTGGTTAATCGATGGGTCAATGAGTTTAAAGCTGCCGGGCCTGATGCTTTGAGAACGCACAAGAAAGGCCGAAAGAAAACATTGAGTAAATCAAAAGACAGTAAGCGAGCTCAGGAAATCCAGGAAGCTAAGGTTGATACCAGTGCAGAGCACGTCCGGGAACTAGAGGATGAACTTCTTAAGCTCCGTATTGAGAATGCTTTTTTAAAAGAACTGAGGAGGCTGCGTTTAGTGGACAAAGCAAAAATGAGAGATGCGCACGGATCATCTTCAGTCTCCGAAGACAGTTCAAACTGAAAGACCTTCTCTCATACACCGAGATGCCAAAGGCAACCTACATGTATTGGCAGAAACGATTTGATCGTGAAAATCCAGATCAGGAGCTTGAAAATAAGATACTGGAGATTCGTGAGCAGAATAATGGTCCTATGTCAAGAAAAAGTACAAGTTAAAAATAACCTTTTTCGCTGATACTCCGCTGTTTATCCTACCGCCCTTCATGACAGTCACAGATCAGACTGTCATTCCGGTTGGTGTATGAGTACAATAATTCCCGCTAAACAGCATTAACAGTTTCAAATGCTCTGTATCAGTGACTTACACACCGGATTATCTCTCAGCTTACGAGCTTGAGAGACTCCTCCAGTTTCTCCAGGTATTGCTCCTCATACTGACCCGGTGAGCAGTAATCACAATGACTATGGAGCCTCACTGTATTATAGAAAGTTTCAATATACTCAAATACAAGACGATAAGCATGTTGATAATCAAGTATCACAAATCGATTGATCCATTCTCTCTCTTAATGAGTGCATGGAACGATTCGATGCATGCGTTATCCCAAGGATATCCCTTTGGGGAATAACTATTAATAAAGCTTGCAGTTGCATCTTTGAAAGCATCCGAAACATACTGTGATCCGCGATCATTGTGAAATACAAGCGGTTTGTCAACATGACGCTTTTGCTTTGCCAGATTGACACAGTCGACAACATGCTGCGCTTCCAGGGTCGTGCTGAGGACCCAGGCGATGATTTTCCGTGAAAACAGATCCATAATACTAGTCAGGTACACAAAACCAATCACAGTAACAATATAAGTGATATCGGAAACCCATACAGCATTTGGCTCTGCCGGATTAAATTGCTGCTGCAGTATATTTTTTAATTTTGTA encodes:
- a CDS encoding helix-turn-helix domain-containing protein; its protein translation is MAKYSYEFKKQIVLEYLKGDGSYLCLSNKHGISNQAQLQKWVAAYKKFGDDGLKRSRNQKIYSFEEKFSIVESYLTSELSYQELALQVGINNPALVNRWVNEFKAAGPDALRTHKKGRKKTLSKSKDSKRAQEIQEAKVDTSAEHVRELEDELLKLRIENAFLKELRRLRLVDKAKMRDAHGSSSVSEDSSN
- a CDS encoding IS3 family transposase, which encodes MILDYQHAYRLVFEYIETFYNTVRLHSHCDYCSPGQYEEQYLEKLEESLKLVS
- a CDS encoding IS3 family transposase, which translates into the protein MEEVHQFPVKHRVSVSGILKYLGVSRSGYASWKKRVPSDTEKRREAMKQKIQRIYDKSHQNYGAPKITVQLHKDGESISERTVGTYMHQMGIKAQWIKPYTRTTIDSDFSTKLKNILQQQFNPAEPNAVWVSDITYIVTVIGFVYLTSIMDLFSRKIIAWVLSTTLEAQHVVDCVNLAKQKRHVDKPLVFHNDRGSQYVSDAFKDATASFINSYSPKGYPWDNACIESFHALIKRENGSIDL